One stretch of Sphingomonas rosea DNA includes these proteins:
- a CDS encoding Hpt domain-containing protein encodes MPHTTTILRELALTADCLDPDTLEALLQSLGAVRYRQLLDLFASELDQRPRAIRAALADRDYAHALSAAHSFRGAAASLGAGAVADAARGLEWAIAAAAEGDRDRVASALYRLQLASEEALRFLEGMSKKARLALAAS; translated from the coding sequence ATGCCGCATACGACGACCATCCTCCGCGAGCTCGCTCTCACGGCCGATTGCCTCGACCCCGACACTCTCGAGGCCTTGCTCCAGTCGCTCGGCGCCGTGCGCTACCGCCAGCTCCTCGATCTGTTCGCGAGCGAGCTCGATCAGCGCCCGCGCGCGATCCGCGCCGCGCTCGCCGACCGTGACTACGCCCACGCCCTGTCCGCCGCGCACAGCTTCCGTGGGGCCGCGGCCAGCCTCGGGGCCGGAGCGGTGGCCGACGCCGCGCGCGGGCTCGAATGGGCCATCGCCGCCGCCGCCGAGGGCGACCGTGACCGCGTCGCCTCCGCCCTCTATCGCCTCCAGCTCGCCAGCGAGGAGGCGCTGCGCTTTCTCGAAGGCATGTCGAAAAAGGCGCGCCTCGCCCTCGCGGCCTCGTGA
- a CDS encoding fasciclin domain-containing protein: MTIALLGAAIAACGKGGGEVASNSLEPESNLASATSQPDKDLAGVLDGQPRLVALVKAAGMERILAGKEPYTILAPSEDALAKLPAGTLDRLQKPEGKAELTGLLRHHILPGTILTTDLAKGLESGKKELKLATMAGDPLTVTREGQGYKVTDKAGHVAMLTGTEQPAKNGVVHSIDAVLPAA; encoded by the coding sequence ATGACGATCGCCCTTCTCGGCGCCGCCATCGCGGCGTGCGGGAAGGGCGGGGGCGAGGTTGCCAGCAACAGCCTCGAGCCCGAAAGCAACCTCGCCAGCGCCACCAGCCAGCCCGACAAAGACCTCGCCGGGGTGCTCGACGGCCAGCCCAGGCTCGTCGCGCTGGTCAAGGCTGCCGGCATGGAGCGGATTCTGGCGGGCAAGGAGCCCTACACCATCCTCGCCCCCAGCGAGGATGCGCTCGCCAAGCTGCCCGCCGGCACGCTCGACCGCCTGCAGAAGCCCGAGGGCAAGGCCGAACTGACCGGCCTCCTGCGGCACCACATCCTGCCCGGCACCATCTTGACCACCGACCTCGCCAAGGGGCTCGAGAGCGGCAAGAAGGAGCTCAAGCTCGCGACCATGGCCGGCGATCCGCTGACCGTCACGCGTGAAGGGCAGGGCTACAAGGTGACCGACAAGGCCGGCCATGTGGCGATGCTCACCGGCACCGAACAGCCCGCGAAGAATGGCGTCGTCCATTCGATCGATGCGGTGCTTCCTGCCGCCTGA
- a CDS encoding MFS transporter, which yields MTAAARATTRSPSLVLLFLLLAYILNFLDRQILGILAAPIQADLKLTDSEFGTIAGIAFAILYSVLGVPLALLADRTSRSWVVTASLAVWSGFTALCGTATGFWQLFLYRLGVGIGEAGGVAPSYAIISDYFPPERRARALGIYSLGVPLGLGGGTIIGAYLAANFNWQTAFFVMGMIGLVLAPILKWVVRDLPKPVTATPAERPRAGTVFKTLAAKPTFWLLAFAASMSSLVGYGLALWTPSILIRSFDLSLIQSGQFMSSLLLIGGTAGVFAGGVLADKLGHLDRKWYALLPAIAWLVTAPFFLFGFLSPNLTIAWPLLLIPNALNILWLGPITTAVQHLVAPAQRATAAGFFLLINNLIGLGVGPKLIGAISTHLKTSYGAESLRYAAMGVLGFYLVAALLAFIASRRLDRDWVEETPA from the coding sequence ATGACCGCAGCAGCCCGCGCCACCACGCGCTCCCCGAGCCTCGTCCTCCTCTTCCTGCTGCTGGCCTACATCCTCAATTTCCTCGACCGGCAGATCCTCGGCATCCTCGCCGCGCCGATCCAGGCCGACCTCAAGCTCACCGACAGCGAATTCGGCACCATCGCGGGGATCGCATTCGCCATCCTCTATTCGGTGCTCGGCGTGCCACTCGCGCTCCTGGCCGACCGCACCAGCCGGAGCTGGGTCGTCACCGCAAGCCTCGCCGTGTGGAGCGGCTTCACCGCACTCTGCGGCACCGCGACGGGCTTCTGGCAACTGTTCCTCTACCGCCTCGGCGTCGGGATCGGTGAAGCGGGCGGCGTCGCCCCTTCCTACGCCATCATCAGCGACTATTTCCCGCCCGAGCGCCGTGCCCGCGCGCTCGGCATCTACTCGCTCGGCGTTCCGCTGGGCCTTGGCGGCGGCACCATCATCGGCGCCTATCTCGCCGCCAATTTCAACTGGCAGACCGCCTTCTTCGTCATGGGGATGATCGGGCTCGTCCTCGCGCCGATCCTCAAATGGGTCGTGCGCGACCTGCCCAAGCCGGTCACGGCCACGCCCGCCGAGCGCCCGCGCGCCGGCACCGTCTTCAAGACGCTCGCCGCCAAGCCGACCTTCTGGCTGCTCGCCTTCGCCGCCTCGATGAGCTCGCTCGTCGGCTACGGCCTCGCGCTCTGGACCCCGTCGATCCTGATCCGCAGCTTCGACCTCAGCCTGATCCAGTCGGGCCAGTTCATGAGCTCGCTCCTGCTGATCGGCGGGACCGCGGGCGTGTTCGCGGGCGGCGTGCTTGCCGACAAGCTCGGCCACCTCGACCGCAAGTGGTATGCGCTGCTGCCCGCAATCGCCTGGCTCGTCACCGCGCCCTTCTTCCTTTTCGGCTTCCTCAGCCCGAACCTCACGATCGCCTGGCCGCTGCTGCTGATCCCCAACGCGCTCAACATCCTCTGGCTCGGGCCGATCACCACCGCGGTCCAGCACCTCGTCGCCCCGGCCCAGCGCGCCACCGCCGCGGGCTTCTTCCTCCTCATCAACAACCTCATCGGGCTCGGCGTGGGCCCCAAGCTGATCGGCGCCATCTCGACCCACCTCAAGACCAGCTACGGGGCCGAATCATTGCGCTACGCCGCGATGGGCGTGCTCGGTTTCTACCTCGTCGCCGCGCTCCTCGCCTTCATCGCCAGCCGCCGTCTCGACCGCGACTGGGTCGAGGAAACACCCGCCTGA
- a CDS encoding TonB-dependent receptor, whose amino-acid sequence MRARTIRPALFASAALLIAAPAYAQSAADTNAEAAQQPPAAEATAAPNDEGKDTATSDIVVTARRVSESIQRVPASVSAFNERALDRLQANDTTALQGAVPNLNIVQGRGSSNATNIYIRGVGQPDALQTFDPAVGVYVDDVYLSRIRGNQLDLLDVERIEVLRGPQGTLYGKNTIGGAIKYVSRRPGQQSRINLQTTVGSFGELSVRGAASGPIAKTLAAGIAVIRSSTNGSVRDEVQDRRYNNKDTFGVRGALAFTPSSDLRIDLVGDYSRDDAKLNVGRPLNNLVTASGTPLVVSNLASRGPYDWTGRTTPGLPNSTRLKHRGVAGTIAYDVSPALTLKSITAYRRLNTNDFIDIDATQYEVGDVFVGVRQKQLSQEFQAAYNTERLKAVVGLFYLKENVASHQEAYADDYLGALFLNSGFLRTIDDKLVTKSYAAFANASYEIVPDVRLSAGIRQTRETKDYDRSTSTFFSRLPAFNATYKFFPPKGKWNDTSPMASIDWQVTPQAMVYARVAKGFKSGGFNGRANSASESTAYDPEKALSYEAGFKTSFASQVRVNGSVFTGDYKNFQARVSGQETDLNTGLPIAVLSVVNAGKLRISGAELEASWTPVQNLLLDTQIGYLDAEYKVFRDARFTSFGGSRAFQTPAFSPKWTARFGAQYGFDLGGNGSLTISGQSRYRSRTALAIDNTLTNSATQIAGLFQRSYWLHDARIVWEDAAKRFSVGLYGNNLTDKAYKTDGQEFSSVGNIRTVYYGAPRSWQLKLTARY is encoded by the coding sequence ATGCGTGCACGCACCATCCGCCCGGCCCTGTTCGCCTCGGCCGCCCTGCTCATCGCCGCGCCGGCCTATGCCCAGAGCGCCGCCGACACCAACGCCGAGGCCGCGCAGCAGCCGCCCGCCGCGGAGGCGACCGCCGCCCCCAACGACGAGGGCAAGGACACCGCCACCTCGGACATCGTCGTCACCGCCCGCCGCGTCTCGGAAAGCATCCAGCGCGTGCCGGCGTCGGTCTCGGCCTTCAACGAACGTGCACTCGACCGGCTTCAGGCCAATGACACCACCGCCCTCCAGGGCGCGGTGCCGAACCTCAACATCGTCCAGGGACGCGGCTCGTCCAACGCGACCAACATCTACATTCGCGGCGTCGGCCAGCCCGACGCGCTCCAGACCTTCGACCCCGCCGTCGGCGTCTACGTCGACGACGTCTATCTCTCGCGCATCCGCGGCAATCAGCTCGACCTCCTCGACGTCGAGCGGATCGAGGTGCTGCGCGGGCCGCAGGGCACGCTCTACGGCAAGAACACCATCGGCGGCGCGATCAAGTACGTCTCGCGCCGTCCAGGGCAGCAGTCGCGGATCAACCTCCAGACCACCGTCGGAAGCTTCGGCGAACTGTCGGTCCGCGGCGCCGCCTCGGGCCCGATCGCCAAGACCCTCGCGGCCGGCATCGCCGTGATCCGCTCGAGCACCAACGGCTCGGTCCGCGACGAGGTGCAGGACCGCCGCTACAACAACAAGGACACGTTCGGAGTCCGCGGCGCGCTCGCCTTCACGCCTTCGTCGGACCTGCGCATCGACCTCGTCGGCGACTATAGCCGCGACGATGCCAAGCTGAACGTCGGCCGGCCGCTCAACAATCTCGTCACTGCCTCGGGCACCCCGCTGGTGGTGAGCAACCTCGCCAGCCGCGGGCCGTACGACTGGACCGGCCGGACCACGCCCGGCCTCCCCAATTCGACCCGCCTCAAGCATCGCGGTGTCGCCGGCACGATCGCCTATGACGTGAGCCCGGCGCTGACGCTCAAGTCGATCACCGCCTACCGCCGTCTCAACACCAACGACTTCATCGACATCGACGCGACCCAATATGAGGTCGGCGACGTGTTCGTCGGCGTGCGCCAGAAGCAGCTCAGCCAGGAATTCCAGGCCGCCTACAACACCGAGCGCCTCAAGGCGGTGGTCGGCCTGTTCTACCTCAAGGAGAATGTCGCCTCGCACCAGGAAGCCTATGCCGACGACTATCTCGGCGCGCTGTTCCTCAATTCGGGCTTCCTGCGCACGATCGACGACAAGCTGGTGACCAAGAGCTACGCCGCCTTCGCCAACGCCAGCTACGAGATCGTCCCCGACGTCCGCCTTTCGGCCGGCATTCGCCAGACCCGCGAGACCAAGGATTACGACCGCTCGACCAGCACCTTCTTCTCGCGGCTGCCGGCGTTCAACGCGACCTACAAGTTCTTCCCGCCCAAGGGGAAGTGGAACGACACCTCGCCGATGGCCAGCATCGACTGGCAGGTGACCCCGCAGGCCATGGTCTATGCCCGCGTCGCCAAGGGCTTCAAGTCGGGCGGCTTCAACGGCCGCGCCAATTCGGCGTCCGAATCGACCGCTTACGATCCCGAGAAGGCGCTGTCCTACGAGGCCGGCTTCAAGACCAGCTTCGCCAGCCAGGTGCGGGTCAACGGCTCGGTCTTCACCGGCGACTACAAGAACTTCCAGGCGCGCGTGTCGGGCCAGGAGACCGACCTCAACACCGGGCTTCCGATCGCGGTCTTGTCGGTGGTCAACGCCGGCAAGCTCAGGATCAGCGGTGCCGAGCTGGAAGCGAGCTGGACCCCGGTCCAGAACCTCCTCCTCGACACCCAGATCGGCTATCTCGACGCCGAATATAAGGTGTTCCGCGACGCCCGCTTCACGAGCTTCGGCGGCAGCCGCGCGTTCCAGACTCCGGCGTTCAGCCCCAAGTGGACAGCCCGCTTCGGCGCGCAATATGGCTTCGACCTCGGTGGCAACGGCAGCCTGACGATCAGCGGGCAAAGCCGCTACCGGTCGCGCACCGCACTGGCGATCGACAACACGCTGACCAACAGCGCGACCCAGATCGCCGGCCTGTTCCAGCGCAGCTACTGGCTCCACGACGCCCGCATCGTCTGGGAAGACGCCGCCAAGCGCTTCTCGGTCGGGCTCTACGGCAACAACCTGACCGACAAGGCCTACAAGACCGACGGCCAGGAATTCTCGAGCGTCGGCAACATCCGCACCGTCTATTACGGCGCGCCGCGTAGCTGGCAGCTCAAGCTGACCGCCCGCTACTAA
- a CDS encoding TetR/AcrR family transcriptional regulator produces the protein MATQGGSGAIMGDGRTGAGMAGAQTDEPSRRPIPLTNSTKSPRTERGERTRRKILDAARAEFGSRGFADTGITEITRRAKVALGTFYTYFDSKEEVFRALVRDMSEQVKVAVAPAFAEERGTLASEGKALAAFLAFVREHQQVYRIIDEAEFVDPEGFRTHYETTAARIGERLEEGSAAGQMTGAADALERDVRAWAVMGMNVFLGLRFGVWGKEDPQAVADIANRLISDGLKR, from the coding sequence ATGGCGACGCAGGGGGGTTCGGGAGCGATCATGGGTGACGGCAGGACGGGCGCCGGGATGGCTGGGGCGCAGACGGACGAGCCGTCGCGGCGGCCGATCCCGCTGACCAACAGCACAAAATCGCCCCGGACCGAACGCGGCGAGCGGACCCGGCGCAAGATCCTCGATGCCGCCCGCGCCGAATTCGGCAGCCGCGGCTTCGCTGACACAGGAATTACCGAGATCACCCGCCGCGCCAAGGTCGCACTCGGCACCTTCTACACCTACTTCGATTCGAAGGAGGAGGTGTTCCGGGCGCTCGTGCGCGACATGAGCGAGCAGGTGAAGGTCGCGGTCGCCCCCGCCTTCGCCGAGGAGCGGGGGACGCTCGCCAGCGAAGGCAAGGCGCTCGCCGCCTTTCTCGCCTTCGTGCGCGAGCACCAGCAGGTCTACCGGATCATCGACGAGGCCGAGTTCGTCGATCCCGAGGGCTTCCGGACCCACTACGAGACCACCGCGGCGCGAATCGGCGAGCGTCTTGAGGAAGGTTCCGCCGCCGGCCAGATGACGGGCGCCGCCGACGCCCTCGAGCGCGACGTGCGCGCCTGGGCGGTCATGGGGATGAACGTCTTCCTCGGCCTGCGCTTCGGCGTGTGGGGCAAGGAAGATCCGCAAGCCGTCGCCGATATCGCCAACCGCCTGATCAGCGACGGCCTGAAGCGCTAG
- a CDS encoding aminotransferase class V-fold PLP-dependent enzyme, translating to MSYKSLFLRSLGAAPDRLHLAAHSHHLWPDASFAGQVECWEDAARLADRKWDRIMGELWPQAQAEVAAELGTGQPDAIVFAANTHDFLLRLWAAAPRRADGPLRVLTTEGEFHSARRQFARWVESGDIALTKLPVEPAATLAGRLAAAAKDADLVLVSQVMFGTGTVVPHLDKLAAVAEPEGPWVVIDGYHSFMAIERPLVNLGKNCFYLAGGYKYAMSGEGLGLMHCPPGFGPRPPFTGWYAEFEDLSLPPGQVGYAKDAMRFMGATFDASAIYRFLHVRRMLEAEKLSTFAISQWVAERKAALLASLEGTALAEAEILNPPGPGPTARFLALRHPRAAEWQQALLAHDCVTDVRGDVLRLGIGLYHDDEDMERFASIAARLD from the coding sequence GTGAGCTACAAGTCGCTGTTCCTGCGCAGTCTTGGCGCCGCGCCCGATCGCCTTCACCTCGCCGCGCACAGCCATCATCTCTGGCCCGACGCCAGCTTCGCCGGCCAGGTCGAATGCTGGGAGGACGCCGCCCGTCTCGCCGACCGCAAGTGGGACCGGATCATGGGCGAGCTGTGGCCGCAGGCGCAGGCCGAGGTCGCGGCCGAACTCGGCACCGGCCAGCCCGACGCCATCGTTTTCGCCGCCAATACCCACGACTTCCTCCTCCGCCTGTGGGCCGCCGCCCCGCGCCGCGCGGATGGACCGCTGCGCGTCCTCACCACCGAGGGCGAGTTCCACAGCGCCCGGCGCCAGTTCGCCCGCTGGGTCGAAAGCGGCGACATCGCGCTGACTAAGCTCCCCGTCGAGCCCGCCGCGACGCTCGCCGGGCGCCTCGCCGCGGCCGCGAAGGACGCCGACCTCGTCCTCGTCAGCCAGGTGATGTTCGGCACCGGCACCGTCGTGCCGCACCTCGACAAGCTCGCCGCCGTCGCCGAACCCGAGGGTCCGTGGGTAGTGATCGACGGCTATCACAGCTTCATGGCGATCGAGCGCCCGCTCGTGAACCTCGGCAAGAACTGCTTCTACCTCGCGGGCGGCTACAAATATGCGATGAGCGGCGAGGGCCTCGGCCTGATGCACTGCCCGCCAGGCTTCGGCCCGCGCCCGCCATTCACCGGCTGGTATGCCGAGTTCGAGGACCTGTCATTGCCGCCGGGCCAGGTCGGTTACGCCAAGGACGCGATGCGTTTCATGGGCGCGACCTTCGACGCCTCGGCCATCTACCGTTTCCTCCACGTCCGCCGGATGCTCGAGGCCGAGAAGCTTTCGACCTTCGCGATCAGCCAGTGGGTCGCCGAGCGCAAGGCGGCCCTCCTTGCCAGCCTCGAGGGCACGGCGCTGGCCGAGGCCGAGATCCTCAATCCGCCCGGCCCCGGTCCCACCGCCCGCTTCCTCGCGCTGCGCCACCCCAGGGCCGCCGAATGGCAGCAGGCGCTGCTCGCCCACGACTGTGTCACCGACGTGCGCGGCGACGTCCTGCGCCTCGGCATCGGCCTCTATCACGACGACGAGGACATGGAGCGCTTCGCCTCGATCGCGGCGCGCCTCGACTAG
- a CDS encoding tryptophan 2,3-dioxygenase — translation MTAHPAGMTYADYLQLPALLGAQQPLSDLHDEMLFIVIHQTKELWLKQMLHEVGLAIALVEADDFAAAYKALARVSRIQSVMTLSWDVLATMTPVDYSRFRHVLGTSSGFQSAQFREFEYRLGIKDPRFLEYQEGGSEGAVRLKAALDADSLWDVADQARQRHGADSWLAVYQDPERWFGLYQLAEKLVDLDDALAGWRHKHLLTVERIIGNKMGTGGSAGASYLASTLEKRAFPELWSLRTGL, via the coding sequence ATGACCGCGCACCCGGCCGGCATGACCTATGCCGATTATCTCCAGCTGCCCGCCCTGCTCGGGGCGCAGCAGCCTTTGTCTGATCTGCATGACGAGATGCTGTTCATCGTCATCCACCAGACCAAGGAGCTGTGGCTGAAGCAGATGCTCCACGAAGTGGGGCTGGCAATCGCCTTGGTCGAGGCGGACGATTTCGCCGCCGCTTACAAGGCGCTTGCCCGGGTCAGCCGGATCCAGTCGGTGATGACCCTGTCATGGGATGTGCTCGCGACCATGACCCCGGTCGATTATTCGCGCTTTCGCCACGTGCTCGGCACCTCGAGCGGCTTCCAGTCGGCCCAGTTCCGCGAGTTCGAATATCGACTCGGGATCAAGGACCCGCGCTTCCTCGAATACCAGGAAGGCGGGAGCGAAGGCGCCGTCCGCTTGAAGGCCGCGCTCGACGCGGACAGCCTGTGGGACGTCGCCGACCAGGCGCGCCAGCGGCACGGGGCGGACAGCTGGCTCGCCGTCTACCAGGATCCCGAGCGCTGGTTCGGCCTCTACCAGCTCGCCGAGAAGCTGGTCGACCTCGACGATGCGCTCGCGGGCTGGCGGCACAAGCACCTGCTGACGGTCGAGCGGATCATCGGCAACAAGATGGGGACGGGCGGCTCGGCCGGCGCGAGCTATCTTGCCTCCACCCTCGAGAAGCGCGCCTTCCCGGAACTCTGGTCGTTGAGGACGGGCCTGTGA
- a CDS encoding outer membrane protein assembly factor BamE, whose protein sequence is MSVTSIRPLTLAGLLALGLTVTGCAGYREGRGYIIDPQLSQAVSVGTDNKASVEKTLGRPTFTGQFNDNEWYYVSRTTSTYAFRAPKVIRQDVLRIRFDAAGNVTAVDRTGKEQIASIDPYNKTTPTLGRRKSFFEEFFGNIGSVGGVGTGAGGAGAPGQ, encoded by the coding sequence ATGTCAGTGACCAGCATTCGTCCCCTTACCCTCGCCGGCCTGCTGGCATTGGGCCTGACCGTCACCGGCTGCGCCGGCTATCGCGAAGGCCGCGGCTACATCATCGATCCGCAGCTCAGCCAGGCGGTTTCGGTCGGAACCGACAACAAGGCGAGCGTCGAGAAGACCCTCGGCCGTCCGACCTTCACCGGCCAGTTCAACGACAATGAATGGTATTACGTTAGCCGGACGACCTCGACCTACGCCTTCCGCGCGCCCAAGGTCATCCGCCAGGACGTGCTCCGGATCCGCTTCGATGCCGCCGGCAACGTCACCGCGGTCGATCGCACCGGCAAGGAGCAGATCGCTTCGATCGACCCCTACAACAAGACCACCCCGACGCTGGGCCGCCGGAAGAGCTTCTTCGAGGAATTCTTCGGCAACATCGGCTCGGTCGGCGGAGTCGGCACCGGGGCCGGCGGCGCGGGCGCACCGGGCCAGTAA
- a CDS encoding ubiquinol-cytochrome C chaperone family protein — MKSLMRLFRSEPSIARPLYEQVVARARQPHWYREGGAADTMEGRFAVLATLLALTDVRLERGGEEARKASVGLTECFVDDMDSQLRQDGVGDPVMGKKVGGLVGALGGRVGAWRKAIDGEESWEAVAGRSFYRGAEPGEAALAHSVAELKRYWSGLEGRSDDALIGGVLP; from the coding sequence ATGAAGTCGCTGATGCGGCTGTTCCGGAGCGAGCCGAGCATCGCTCGCCCGCTCTACGAGCAAGTGGTGGCGCGGGCGCGCCAGCCCCATTGGTATCGCGAGGGCGGTGCGGCCGACACGATGGAGGGACGCTTCGCGGTCCTTGCGACCCTGCTCGCACTGACCGACGTGCGGCTCGAGCGCGGTGGCGAGGAGGCTCGCAAGGCGAGTGTCGGGCTCACCGAATGCTTCGTCGACGACATGGATTCGCAACTTCGGCAGGACGGGGTCGGCGATCCGGTCATGGGCAAGAAGGTCGGCGGGCTGGTCGGCGCGCTCGGCGGCCGGGTCGGCGCGTGGCGCAAGGCGATCGACGGCGAGGAAAGTTGGGAAGCGGTCGCAGGCCGCTCCTTCTATCGCGGGGCCGAACCGGGCGAGGCCGCGCTTGCCCACAGCGTCGCCGAACTCAAGCGCTACTGGAGCGGGCTCGAGGGTCGCAGCGACGACGCGCTGATCGGCGGGGTACTGCCGTGA
- a CDS encoding DUF177 domain-containing protein translates to MSGVEFSHKLGLATIRDGQRVELSANEAERAVVAARLDLLGLDRLDAQLTLGRDGDEVRASGRLSAKVTQACVASGEPVPATVDQAIVLLFRPEPHGTPDEELELSEEDCDVIFHDGREIDLGQAVADELSLSLDPYPRSPKAEDALKEAGVLSEAEAGPFAALAALKGK, encoded by the coding sequence GTGAGCGGCGTAGAATTCAGCCACAAGCTCGGGCTCGCGACGATTCGCGACGGGCAGCGGGTCGAACTGTCGGCGAACGAGGCCGAGCGGGCGGTGGTCGCGGCGCGGCTCGATCTTCTCGGGCTCGACCGGCTCGACGCGCAGCTGACGCTCGGCCGCGACGGCGATGAGGTGCGGGCGTCGGGCCGGCTGAGCGCCAAGGTCACGCAGGCCTGCGTCGCGAGCGGCGAACCGGTCCCGGCCACGGTCGACCAGGCGATCGTGCTGCTGTTCCGGCCCGAGCCGCACGGCACACCCGACGAGGAGCTAGAACTCAGCGAAGAGGATTGCGACGTCATCTTCCACGACGGGCGCGAGATCGATCTCGGCCAGGCGGTCGCCGACGAACTGTCGCTCAGCCTCGACCCCTATCCGCGCAGCCCCAAGGCCGAGGATGCGCTGAAGGAAGCCGGCGTGCTGAGCGAGGCCGAAGCCGGCCCCTTCGCCGCGCTGGCGGCGCTCAAGGGCAAGTGA
- the ssb gene encoding single-stranded DNA-binding protein, with protein sequence MAGSVNKVILVGNLGQDPESRSFQNGGEVVNLRIATSENWKDRDGNRQERTQWHSVAIFSEGLAKVAKSYLRKGSKVYLEGQLETRKWQDQNGQDRYSTEVVLRNFNSSMVLLDGRGEGGGGGGFGGARSGGSSVDDGGFGGGYGGGNRGGASSGGNRPAPAAFDDLDDDVPF encoded by the coding sequence ATGGCTGGCAGCGTCAACAAGGTCATTCTGGTCGGCAATCTGGGCCAGGACCCGGAGAGCCGCTCGTTCCAGAACGGGGGCGAGGTGGTGAACCTCCGGATCGCCACGTCCGAGAACTGGAAGGACCGCGACGGCAACCGGCAGGAGCGCACCCAGTGGCACTCGGTCGCGATCTTCTCCGAAGGCCTCGCCAAGGTCGCCAAGAGCTACCTCCGGAAGGGCTCGAAGGTGTATCTCGAAGGCCAGCTCGAGACCCGCAAGTGGCAGGACCAGAACGGGCAGGACCGCTATTCGACCGAGGTCGTGCTGCGCAACTTCAACAGCTCGATGGTGCTGCTCGACGGCCGCGGTGAAGGCGGCGGTGGCGGTGGCTTCGGCGGTGCCCGCAGCGGCGGCTCGAGCGTGGACGATGGCGGGTTCGGTGGCGGCTATGGCGGCGGCAACCGCGGCGGCGCCTCGTCGGGCGGCAACCGCCCTGCGCCGGCCGCCTTCGACGACCTCGACGACGACGTTCCGTTCTAA